One window from the genome of Dolosigranulum savutiense encodes:
- the metF gene encoding methylenetetrahydrofolate reductase [NAD(P)H] produces the protein MTIIDKYQQKQVFSFEMFPPKGKHNMEKLHETIDLFSTLKPDFISVTMGAGGVGNSKGTVDITDDIQQRYQIDSVVHLPSIHLSKPEVTHILADLKHRGISNILALRGDERPGAIRSQDFNYASDLIEFIKESGDFNVLAACYPEGHTQSASIVEDVKHLKRKADAGVDAFVTQLFLDNEYFYRFRERADIVGIDQPISAGIMPVTSKKQIERMIQLTGANLPKKFVSIIDRFGDNPKALLDAGIAYAVDQIIDLLAQDVNGIHLYTMNNSYIAKNIYRAIKNIV, from the coding sequence ATGACCATCATCGATAAATATCAACAAAAACAGGTTTTTTCTTTTGAAATGTTTCCACCAAAGGGCAAGCACAATATGGAAAAACTGCATGAAACGATTGATTTATTCTCTACATTGAAGCCAGATTTTATTAGTGTCACGATGGGAGCAGGGGGTGTCGGCAATTCGAAAGGGACCGTTGATATTACAGATGATATCCAACAAAGATATCAGATCGATAGTGTGGTCCATTTGCCAAGTATTCATTTAAGTAAGCCAGAAGTAACCCATATTTTAGCCGATCTTAAACATCGAGGAATTAGTAATATTTTAGCGTTGCGTGGTGATGAACGTCCGGGGGCGATACGGTCTCAAGATTTTAATTATGCAAGTGATTTAATCGAATTTATTAAGGAATCGGGAGATTTTAATGTATTGGCAGCGTGTTATCCAGAAGGTCATACGCAAAGTGCGTCTATTGTCGAAGATGTGAAGCATTTGAAGCGGAAGGCAGATGCTGGTGTGGATGCCTTCGTCACGCAACTGTTCTTAGATAATGAATATTTTTATCGTTTTAGAGAACGTGCTGATATTGTCGGGATCGATCAGCCGATATCAGCAGGCATTATGCCCGTCACGAGTAAGAAACAAATCGAACGCATGATTCAACTGACTGGGGCGAATCTACCGAAGAAATTTGTATCTATTATTGATCGTTTCGGAGATAATCCGAAAGCCTTGCTAGATGCGGGCATTGCTTACGCAGTGGATCAAATTATCGATCTCTTAGCGCAAGATGTGAACGGGATTCATCTGTATACGATGAATAATTCCTATATTGCCAAAAATATTTATCGTGCGATCAAAAATATTGTCTAA
- the metE gene encoding 5-methyltetrahydropteroyltriglutamate--homocysteine S-methyltransferase has protein sequence MTTSTIGFPRIGKLRELKFATQKYFKQTINESDLRQVAADLRKEHLTLQQERGIDFIPSNDFSFYDQVLDAAVLFNIVPERYRELGLSELDTYFAQARGYQGDAGDVKALALKKWYNTNYHYLVPEIEPSTEIKLVGEKPFNEFEEAKALGITTKPTVIGPFTLLKLAKFTDGRQPSAVASELAAAYKEWFARFNQLGADWVQLEEPSLVLDLTAEDKALLQTLYTELLAEKGEVKVLVQTYFGDVRDVYTELLALDIDGLGLDFVEGKQSLALVQEHGFPADKTLFAGVVNGKNIWRNNYQETLKLVKQLREKAEQIVLSTSCSLQLVPYTLENETTLSDKQKAHLAFATEKLDELSELDAILAHGTQEALEANVDLFDGSRVQPDDTVRQQVADLTEDDFTRRPEAKERVGIQRDAFNLPLLPTTTIGSFPQTAEVRKNRSDFRKGEKSAAEYRKFNEQEIERVIRLQEEIGLDVLVHGECERNDMVEFFGENLAGFLFTEKAWVQSYGTRCVKPPIIWGDVKRKEAITVDYSTYAQSLTDQIVKGMLTGPVTIFNWSFPREDLSVKDGIYQLALAIREEVLDLEAHGIKIIQIDEAALREKLPLRQTDWYSEYLDFAIPAFRLVHSGVQPETQIHTHMCYSEFEDIIESIDAMDADVISFEASRSDLSLIDTLVDVEFQTQVGPGVYDIHSPRVPSQAEIERALEIFVNKLPKENIWVNPDCGLKTRSIEETRPALENLVQAAKAIRKQV, from the coding sequence ATGACAACTTCAACAATCGGATTTCCTCGTATTGGAAAATTGCGAGAATTAAAATTTGCTACACAAAAATACTTCAAACAAACTATTAATGAGTCAGATTTACGTCAAGTCGCAGCTGATTTGCGCAAGGAGCACTTAACCTTACAACAAGAACGCGGGATTGATTTTATTCCGTCGAATGACTTTAGTTTCTATGATCAAGTATTGGATGCGGCTGTATTATTCAATATTGTGCCGGAAAGATACCGTGAATTAGGCTTGAGCGAACTAGATACGTATTTTGCGCAAGCACGCGGATATCAAGGCGATGCTGGAGATGTAAAAGCGCTAGCACTGAAAAAATGGTACAACACCAACTATCACTACTTAGTCCCTGAAATTGAGCCAAGCACAGAGATTAAATTAGTCGGTGAGAAGCCCTTTAATGAATTTGAAGAAGCGAAAGCATTAGGTATTACGACCAAACCAACTGTTATTGGACCGTTCACGTTGCTGAAGTTGGCGAAGTTTACGGATGGTCGTCAGCCGTCAGCTGTGGCGAGTGAATTGGCAGCAGCGTATAAAGAATGGTTCGCTCGCTTTAATCAGTTAGGAGCAGATTGGGTGCAGTTGGAAGAACCATCGTTAGTGCTTGATTTAACCGCCGAAGATAAGGCGTTACTTCAGACACTGTACACCGAGTTATTAGCTGAAAAAGGAGAAGTGAAGGTTCTCGTTCAAACGTACTTTGGTGATGTGCGTGATGTATATACCGAGTTGCTAGCGTTAGATATCGATGGATTAGGACTTGATTTTGTCGAAGGTAAGCAGTCACTGGCTTTGGTTCAGGAGCATGGTTTCCCAGCTGACAAGACACTTTTCGCTGGGGTTGTGAATGGGAAAAATATTTGGCGTAATAATTACCAAGAAACATTGAAATTAGTCAAACAACTGCGCGAAAAAGCGGAACAAATTGTGCTATCGACGAGCTGTTCCCTTCAATTAGTGCCGTATACGTTAGAGAATGAGACAACACTAAGTGATAAACAAAAAGCTCACTTAGCCTTTGCTACGGAAAAACTGGATGAATTGAGTGAACTAGATGCGATTTTGGCACATGGCACCCAAGAAGCACTGGAAGCTAATGTGGACTTATTCGATGGCTCACGCGTGCAACCGGATGATACGGTTCGTCAGCAAGTTGCAGACTTAACAGAGGATGACTTTACTCGTCGACCTGAAGCGAAAGAGCGTGTGGGAATTCAGCGCGATGCGTTCAACTTACCGCTACTGCCGACTACGACAATTGGCTCATTCCCACAAACAGCTGAAGTGCGCAAAAACCGTAGCGACTTCCGTAAAGGGGAAAAATCAGCAGCGGAATACCGTAAGTTTAACGAACAAGAGATTGAACGTGTTATTCGTCTGCAAGAAGAGATTGGTCTAGATGTGTTAGTTCATGGTGAGTGCGAACGGAATGATATGGTTGAATTTTTTGGTGAGAACTTGGCTGGTTTCTTATTTACGGAGAAAGCATGGGTTCAATCATACGGAACGCGTTGTGTGAAGCCACCAATTATTTGGGGGGATGTGAAGCGGAAAGAAGCCATTACGGTTGATTACTCCACATATGCCCAAAGCTTAACTGATCAGATTGTGAAAGGAATGTTGACAGGTCCGGTAACCATCTTCAACTGGTCCTTCCCTCGTGAAGATTTGTCAGTGAAAGACGGTATTTATCAATTAGCACTGGCTATTCGTGAAGAAGTCTTGGATCTGGAAGCCCACGGTATTAAAATTATTCAAATTGATGAAGCTGCCCTTCGTGAAAAGTTGCCGCTTCGCCAAACAGATTGGTACAGTGAATATCTGGACTTCGCTATTCCAGCTTTCCGCTTGGTTCACTCGGGGGTACAACCGGAGACACAGATTCATACCCACATGTGCTACAGTGAGTTCGAAGACATTATCGAAAGTATCGATGCAATGGATGCTGATGTGATTAGCTTCGAGGCATCGCGCTCGGATCTCAGCTTAATTGATACGTTAGTCGATGTGGAATTCCAAACACAAGTGGGGCCTGGCGTGTATGATATTCACTCACCACGTGTCCCGAGTCAAGCTGAAATTGAACGAGCGCTGGAAATATTTGTCAATAAATTACCAAAAGAAAATATTTGGGTGAATCCAGATTGTGGACTAAAAACACGAAGTATTGAAGAAACTAGACCCGCATTGGAGAACTTAGTACAAGCAGCGAAAGCTATTAGAAAGCAGGTGTAA
- a CDS encoding LytTR family DNA-binding domain-containing protein: MFPILICEDDSRQLEQITQIIKQYCAIYQERFEIALATSNSAELLEYINEYNIQGGTYYLDIDLGQEMNGIDLADKIRTIDVTGKFTFITTHEEMAPLTLKRKIETFDFIEKNSSDHVKKQLMNNLELVYNRFIQQQKRKAITVVRFKVGNICYKLPIDDVVYMTTSDKPHRLTLYTKRGKHEFYGKISDYEEECLELTKVSQSTLVNFDYVDMFRVDKRMIVFTNGLYVECSKRYVMEIKNKMQGINI, translated from the coding sequence ATGTTTCCAATACTTATTTGCGAAGATGATTCAAGACAACTGGAACAAATAACTCAAATAATTAAACAGTACTGTGCAATTTATCAAGAGCGATTTGAAATTGCTTTAGCAACATCAAATTCAGCAGAATTGTTAGAGTACATCAATGAATATAATATTCAAGGAGGGACATATTACTTGGATATTGATTTGGGACAAGAAATGAATGGTATAGATTTAGCAGATAAAATTAGAACAATTGATGTAACGGGTAAATTTACATTTATTACTACTCATGAAGAGATGGCACCACTGACATTAAAACGGAAAATAGAAACATTTGATTTTATTGAAAAAAATAGTAGTGATCATGTGAAAAAACAGTTAATGAACAATTTAGAATTAGTCTATAATCGATTTATACAGCAACAAAAGAGAAAGGCAATTACCGTGGTTAGATTTAAAGTAGGAAATATTTGTTACAAGCTACCTATAGATGATGTTGTGTACATGACTACATCAGACAAACCTCATCGTTTAACACTATACACAAAGCGGGGAAAACATGAATTCTATGGTAAAATTAGTGACTATGAAGAGGAATGTTTAGAATTAACTAAAGTATCACAATCTACCTTGGTTAATTTTGATTATGTAGATATGTTTCGTGTTGATAAACGAATGATTGTATTTACGAATGGTCTGTATGTGGAGTGCTCAAAGCGTTATGTAATGGAAATAAAAAATAAGATGCAAGGTATTAATATTTGA
- a CDS encoding alpha/beta fold hydrolase: MFFIIFSIVIILVVLVFILRIYNDHKYKDINALKIPEYYKDVTNISLYPTDIDGVDVTYVDEGRMQGFRFVPKEKSHKGLVICFGGSEGSPNFETAKRLAEEGYETFALFMFGMKNQEQTLRKIPLEQFEDVINYLNKNIKDNKPISVLGASKGAEYALNLASKYSEIDNLILIAPSSYNFAGLDFKDYGSSWKYKGKELPYIDIKKSSFNSFLKNIIVPNIIKSPISYKETYNSAIEKDSSSQEKLIPVKDVKANILMIVGEDDLMWDSLAMADKIKEQNPKAKIYSYKKAGHIFASNGVLNLGKIRIATGGTTESNDKAESESRKTIDAFLKENHK, translated from the coding sequence ATATTTTTTATAATCTTTTCAATTGTTATTATTTTAGTAGTTTTAGTTTTTATTCTTAGAATATATAATGACCATAAGTATAAAGATATCAATGCTTTGAAAATTCCTGAATATTATAAGGATGTAACTAATATAAGTTTATATCCTACAGATATTGATGGAGTTGATGTAACTTATGTAGATGAGGGTAGGATGCAAGGCTTTAGATTTGTGCCTAAGGAAAAATCACATAAGGGTCTTGTAATTTGTTTTGGAGGCTCTGAGGGAAGTCCAAATTTTGAGACTGCTAAAAGATTGGCTGAAGAGGGATATGAAACCTTTGCACTATTTATGTTCGGCATGAAAAACCAAGAACAAACTTTGAGAAAAATCCCTTTAGAACAATTTGAAGATGTTATCAATTATTTAAATAAAAATATAAAAGACAATAAGCCAATAAGTGTTTTGGGAGCGTCAAAAGGTGCAGAATATGCCCTTAATTTAGCTAGCAAATATTCGGAAATAGATAATCTGATTTTAATAGCACCTTCATCTTATAATTTCGCCGGTCTAGATTTTAAAGATTATGGTTCATCATGGAAATATAAAGGAAAGGAACTTCCATATATAGATATAAAAAAATCATCATTTAACTCATTTTTAAAAAATATTATTGTTCCGAATATTATTAAAAGTCCTATTAGTTATAAAGAAACTTATAATAGTGCAATAGAAAAAGACTCATCAAGCCAAGAAAAACTAATACCAGTCAAAGATGTTAAGGCAAATATATTGATGATTGTAGGCGAGGATGATTTGATGTGGGATAGCCTTGCTATGGCAGATAAAATAAAAGAACAAAACCCTAAGGCAAAGATTTATTCATATAAAAAAGCAGGGCATATATTTGCTAGCAATGGTGTTTTAAATTTAGGAAAAATTAGAATTGCAACAGGTGGGACAACTGAAAGCAATGATAAAGCAGAAAGTGAATCAAGAAAAACTATTGATGCTTTCTTAAAAGAAAACCATAAATAA
- a CDS encoding GHKL domain-containing protein, translated as MNNKENVVMDTNIYILRNIVYYYLNLQAILYISNLKNINIQHKYKKIIIIIITSFVLEAVVADLFFISQLSKFIFFIITYKCLVNNTRQFDYKLINIIIFSDIIRETVDMIINISFRHIFKNEYITFNEGFLELLVISLIFIVCIYYIKPYYKQITEDTGLGPAIMGVLIAFTLFLTFNNLVINATDQLYHYPLLSLFLFSQLGLVGVLYFFLNKIYNRQVNKKKIEMLEKYTQDLENSHLKLRKFKHDYKNLLLLIDSLLKEQKYSQVQLYVKELNDYSTEEMTSTVSSYSDIDNIKHDQFKYLLLEKIFKMIKEDILFHFECKQQMNKFNMNDFDAVRLIGILLDNAIEATLEIEKKQVNIVVNQVDETLEITIENTYEVDQLSHVEMLYQPEYTTKSGHDGLGLTIVDQMSNSYHNLFVQYHPTDYFFTVVVIIT; from the coding sequence ATGAATAATAAGGAGAATGTGGTGATGGATACCAACATATACATATTAAGAAATATTGTTTATTATTATTTAAATTTACAAGCTATATTGTATATAAGCAATTTGAAAAATATAAATATACAACATAAATATAAAAAGATAATAATTATTATTATCACTAGTTTTGTGCTAGAAGCGGTAGTTGCGGATCTGTTTTTTATATCTCAGTTGAGTAAATTTATATTTTTTATTATAACGTATAAATGTTTAGTTAATAATACGAGACAATTTGATTACAAGTTAATTAATATTATTATTTTCAGTGATATTATTAGAGAAACCGTTGATATGATAATTAATATTAGTTTTAGGCATATCTTCAAAAATGAGTACATCACATTCAACGAAGGATTTCTCGAGCTATTAGTCATTAGTTTGATTTTTATTGTGTGTATATATTATATTAAACCATATTATAAACAAATTACTGAAGATACAGGGCTTGGACCAGCGATTATGGGAGTATTAATAGCTTTCACATTATTTTTAACATTTAATAATTTAGTTATTAATGCAACTGATCAGCTATATCATTATCCATTGTTGTCATTATTTTTATTCTCTCAGCTCGGACTTGTTGGCGTTTTATATTTTTTCTTGAATAAAATATATAATCGACAAGTTAATAAAAAGAAAATAGAAATGTTAGAGAAATATACACAAGATCTTGAAAATAGTCATCTAAAATTGAGGAAATTTAAGCATGATTACAAAAACTTACTTCTATTAATAGATAGTTTATTGAAGGAACAAAAATATAGCCAAGTACAGCTATATGTAAAAGAACTTAATGATTATTCAACTGAAGAAATGACGTCAACAGTATCTTCATATAGTGATATAGACAATATTAAACATGATCAATTTAAATATTTATTATTGGAAAAAATCTTTAAAATGATTAAAGAAGATATTTTGTTTCATTTTGAATGTAAACAACAAATGAATAAATTTAATATGAATGATTTTGATGCGGTTCGATTAATTGGTATTTTATTAGATAATGCGATAGAAGCTACATTAGAAATTGAAAAAAAGCAAGTTAATATAGTGGTCAATCAAGTGGACGAAACACTAGAAATAACAATAGAAAATACGTATGAAGTTGACCAATTAAGTCATGTGGAAATGTTGTATCAACCAGAATATACGACTAAAAGTGGTCATGATGGTTTAGGATTGACTATTGTGGATCAGATGAGTAATTCGTATCATAATTTATTTGTGCAGTATCATCCAACAGATTATTTTTTCACTGTTGTTGTTATAATAACTTAG
- a CDS encoding FtsX-like permease family protein, whose amino-acid sequence MKLSALWKDTFREVRGTLSRFLSIFAIIFLGVAFFAGLVATGPVMMETSDAYYKEHHLADMQVLSTGGLVDEDIERLEAVEHAVVEPGYMLDVLIGDNQTVRLFGISDDTVMNQYNVQAGRLPESVNEIALDRDLASDYELGDTVQLVTETTENYADHIDQDTFELVGFVDSPLYIEMDNRGYTTIGTGVLNGFGVVQDEVFNLDQYSMLNAQFQDIQGFAFYSDDYEQQLAQRTEMVEEAFDGREEERLGEIRAEAEADIAKARDEIETAKQELNEAEQKLLDAREELDQGWVNYEAGRQELERKERDAEMRLQTARNDLAAGRERLRQEETRLHQGELQLQEARARLNRESARLAKAEQALEAGREAFRAGQTELADAEDKLARGRQEFQHEKAAAEGKLAAGERELAQKRAELEASAEALATAREAIQTIRPAVKRGDMPDLSALPDLDQLVGSWLDKDQLQAEIDALNIDAEQLEHELRELEAALAQLIANAPSVETVDELIEPAPSLENDANMDSQTSESTAEADLTNPTSPAANAEQSTKAMTEFNQEKAALERRITEVKKVLAAVRSQIEEKHGQLPHALDQAAWRERVLAWLTEKEAELDQREAEIETGRQQLAKAEQELITGRQQMQAEWAAARRELEAGERDVRAGRQKLAEKEAELTAGERQLTNGRQQLIAGQTELSRRQEQVTTGWEQLQAGRAKLAAGEAELTQREEEARQQLADAEAQLMDARAELEAGEADYAAGRAEYEAEEQSALNEIEEAEADIAEAEEELADLEVDYLFNDALSFPGLSEYGENAERMQSIATIFPVFFVLLALLISLTTMSRMVSEGRTQIGTMKSLGYSNTLIGVKYYMYAFVATIVGSIGGLWLGFWLFPTIVMEAYTAMYRMIPAQTRFYGWISLISVIGALLATGLATHLSLRSLLRQNAATLLRPKAPKVGQRNILEHIPALWNRLSFTQKVSARNLFRYKGRMIMTIIGVGGGVALLLAGFGLADSISDIGDRQFNQVYNYDALVQVDTDESAEHIEALEETLLEQSLVQDVARVKQKNITIEAAKQYDGTVLVPENVEAFDQFIHLYAADDRETIYQLDDEQVIISEKLSELTAVEVGDELSILDNQGESHMVIVGGIVEHYVDHYVYMSPTLYEQTFGEAPDFDARFVQYDSDASGTEADEESFRQQISEEPAALAIILQSDIFDLIETSLGSLEVVTMVLIVSAGALAFIVLYNLTNINVSERVRELSTIKVLGFFDKEVTTYVYRETLTLTIMGIIVGMGTGIILNRFILDTAELDFLMFVRQIHGSSYLYATLLMLGFSMIVMTVMHFKLKHIDMLEALKTKD is encoded by the coding sequence GTGAAATTATCAGCCTTATGGAAAGATACCTTTAGAGAAGTAAGAGGCACATTAAGTCGATTTTTATCTATTTTTGCTATTATCTTTTTAGGCGTTGCTTTTTTTGCTGGCTTAGTAGCGACGGGACCGGTTATGATGGAGACGTCCGATGCGTATTATAAGGAACATCACTTAGCCGATATGCAAGTGTTGTCGACGGGCGGATTGGTCGATGAAGATATTGAACGACTGGAAGCCGTGGAGCATGCGGTAGTTGAACCAGGCTATATGTTGGATGTCTTAATCGGGGATAATCAAACAGTCCGACTTTTTGGAATAAGCGATGATACAGTGATGAATCAATACAATGTGCAGGCTGGACGATTACCAGAATCTGTCAATGAGATTGCGCTGGATAGGGACTTAGCTTCTGATTATGAGTTGGGTGACACCGTGCAATTGGTAACAGAAACAACCGAAAATTATGCCGATCATATTGATCAAGACACGTTCGAATTGGTTGGATTTGTCGATTCGCCACTCTATATCGAAATGGATAACCGTGGCTATACCACTATTGGAACCGGGGTGTTGAATGGATTTGGGGTGGTCCAGGATGAGGTTTTTAACTTGGATCAATACAGTATGCTGAATGCTCAGTTCCAGGATATTCAAGGGTTCGCCTTTTATTCCGATGACTATGAACAACAATTGGCTCAACGAACAGAAATGGTTGAAGAAGCTTTTGATGGGCGAGAAGAAGAACGCTTGGGCGAGATTAGAGCAGAGGCAGAAGCCGATATTGCCAAGGCTCGCGATGAGATTGAGACGGCTAAGCAAGAATTGAATGAAGCAGAACAAAAATTGTTGGATGCTCGCGAAGAATTAGATCAAGGTTGGGTGAATTATGAAGCGGGTCGTCAGGAATTAGAGCGTAAAGAGCGCGATGCCGAAATGCGCTTGCAGACAGCACGCAATGACTTGGCAGCGGGGCGCGAACGATTAAGACAAGAAGAAACTCGGCTGCACCAAGGTGAACTTCAACTGCAGGAAGCTAGAGCACGACTGAACCGAGAGAGCGCCCGGCTAGCGAAAGCTGAGCAAGCATTAGAAGCCGGCCGGGAAGCATTCCGGGCCGGGCAAACGGAGTTGGCGGACGCCGAAGATAAGTTGGCGCGAGGTCGTCAGGAGTTCCAGCATGAGAAGGCAGCGGCTGAAGGGAAATTAGCAGCTGGCGAACGCGAACTGGCCCAAAAACGAGCGGAGCTGGAGGCGAGTGCGGAAGCACTGGCAACAGCGCGCGAGGCTATCCAGACGATACGCCCGGCTGTTAAGCGGGGGGACATGCCGGACTTAAGTGCGTTACCTGATTTGGATCAATTAGTGGGAAGTTGGCTGGATAAGGATCAACTGCAAGCGGAGATAGACGCATTAAATATTGATGCGGAACAATTGGAACACGAATTGCGTGAATTGGAAGCTGCGTTAGCGCAATTAATTGCTAATGCACCATCTGTGGAGACCGTTGATGAATTAATTGAACCAGCTCCGTCATTAGAAAATGACGCCAATATGGATAGTCAGACTTCAGAATCTACAGCTGAAGCTGACTTGACTAATCCAACTTCACCAGCTGCGAATGCTGAACAGTCAACTAAGGCTATGACGGAGTTTAATCAAGAAAAAGCAGCACTCGAACGTCGCATCACTGAAGTGAAAAAAGTACTAGCAGCTGTTCGCAGCCAGATAGAAGAGAAGCACGGCCAATTGCCACATGCTTTAGATCAAGCAGCATGGCGTGAGCGCGTACTGGCTTGGCTAACTGAGAAAGAAGCGGAACTTGATCAACGTGAAGCAGAGATTGAAACGGGTCGCCAGCAATTAGCTAAAGCAGAACAGGAATTGATAACGGGTCGCCAGCAGATGCAAGCAGAATGGGCAGCGGCGCGTCGTGAATTAGAGGCGGGCGAGCGAGATGTACGAGCTGGCCGACAGAAGCTGGCTGAAAAAGAAGCAGAACTCACTGCTGGCGAGCGCCAACTAACGAATGGTCGCCAGCAATTAATAGCGGGCCAAACTGAATTATCTCGACGTCAAGAGCAAGTCACCACTGGCTGGGAGCAACTCCAAGCCGGTCGAGCGAAATTAGCAGCCGGTGAAGCTGAATTAACTCAGCGTGAAGAAGAGGCGCGTCAACAACTGGCCGATGCTGAGGCACAATTAATGGATGCTCGGGCTGAGCTGGAAGCTGGTGAAGCTGATTATGCAGCAGGACGAGCCGAATATGAAGCCGAAGAACAGTCCGCTCTCAATGAAATTGAAGAGGCAGAAGCCGATATTGCGGAAGCGGAAGAAGAGTTAGCAGATTTAGAAGTCGATTATCTCTTTAATGATGCCTTAAGCTTTCCTGGACTTTCTGAATATGGTGAGAATGCTGAACGGATGCAGTCCATCGCAACTATTTTTCCAGTCTTTTTTGTTCTTTTAGCCTTATTGATTTCTTTAACAACTATGTCCCGTATGGTGAGTGAAGGTCGTACCCAAATTGGGACAATGAAATCACTCGGTTATTCCAATACATTAATTGGGGTAAAATACTATATGTATGCTTTTGTGGCAACAATTGTCGGAAGTATCGGTGGATTGTGGCTCGGTTTTTGGCTATTCCCGACAATTGTAATGGAAGCTTATACGGCGATGTACCGGATGATTCCAGCGCAGACAAGATTTTATGGATGGATTTCACTCATATCTGTTATTGGAGCGCTATTAGCAACGGGCTTAGCCACCCACTTATCACTGCGGTCATTGCTCCGACAAAATGCGGCTACCTTACTGCGACCAAAAGCGCCTAAAGTCGGACAGCGCAATATCTTAGAGCATATTCCGGCGTTATGGAACCGACTGTCATTCACCCAAAAAGTCTCTGCGCGTAACTTATTCCGTTATAAAGGCCGGATGATTATGACGATTATTGGTGTTGGCGGCGGGGTTGCCTTGCTTTTAGCCGGATTTGGCTTAGCAGATTCAATCAGTGATATCGGCGATCGTCAATTTAATCAAGTGTATAACTATGATGCGCTTGTCCAAGTTGACACCGACGAATCAGCGGAGCATATTGAAGCCCTTGAAGAGACCTTACTGGAGCAATCACTAGTCCAAGATGTCGCTCGTGTGAAACAAAAAAACATAACGATTGAAGCAGCGAAACAGTATGATGGGACAGTTTTGGTGCCGGAAAATGTTGAGGCATTTGACCAGTTTATTCATCTGTATGCTGCGGATGATCGCGAAACCATTTATCAATTAGACGATGAACAAGTGATTATTTCTGAAAAATTATCGGAACTAACGGCTGTTGAAGTAGGTGATGAGTTATCAATTTTGGATAATCAAGGGGAATCGCATATGGTCATCGTTGGCGGTATTGTGGAACATTATGTTGATCATTATGTATATATGTCACCTACATTATACGAGCAAACATTCGGGGAAGCACCGGACTTCGATGCACGGTTCGTTCAGTATGATTCAGATGCAAGTGGAACGGAAGCAGATGAAGAATCCTTCCGCCAACAAATATCTGAAGAACCAGCTGCGTTGGCTATTATTTTACAGTCAGATATTTTTGATCTAATTGAGACGTCTCTGGGGAGTTTAGAAGTGGTCACGATGGTCTTGATTGTCTCGGCGGGCGCACTGGCCTTTATTGTCTTGTATAACTTGACGAATATTAATGTCAGTGAACGTGTCCGTGAACTGTCAACGATTAAGGTGCTAGGTTTCTTCGATAAGGAAGTAACGACCTATGTATACCGCGAAACATTGACCCTTACCATTATGGGAATTATTGTCGGTATGGGGACTGGTATTATATTGAACCGTTTTATCTTAGATACAGCAGAACTGGATTTCTTAATGTTTGTTCGCCAAATTCACGGAAGCAGTTATCTCTATGCGACATTACTCATGCTGGGCTTCTCCATGATTGTCATGACCGTTATGCACTTCAAGCTCAAGCATATTGACATGCTAGAAGCCCTGAAGACGAAAGATTAA